The genomic region CAACCTGTCGCATACGGTGATGAGCAAGCGCAAGCTGCTGCAGCTCGTCGAGGGCGGGCACGTCAGCGGCTGGGACGATCCGCGCATGCCCACCATCGCGGGCTTGCGCCGCCGCGGCTATACGCCCGCGGCGCTGCGGGACTTCTGCAACCGCATCGGCGTGACCAAGAACGACAATACGGTCGAGCTGGCGCTCCTCGAGCACTGCGTCCGCGACGACCTCAACAAGCGCGCCCTGCGCCGCATGGCCGTCCTGCGCCCGCTCAAGCTCATCGTCGAGAACTATCCTGAGGGCAAGCTTGAGGAAATGGACGCGGTGAATAACCCGGAGGACCCGGCGGCCGGCACGCGCAAGGTGCCGTTCAGCCGCGAGCTCTGGATCGAGCAGGACGATTTCCGGGAGGATGCCCCCAAGAAGTACTTCCGGCTGACGCTCGGCGCCGAGGTCCGCCTCCGCTACGCCTATATCGTCCAGTGCACCGACTTCAAGAAGAACGCCGCCGGCGAGATCATCGAGGTGCGCTGCCGGTACGACCCCGCCACCCTCGGCGGGGACAGCAAGGGGCGAAGCGTCAAGGGCACCATACACTGGGTGTCGGCGGCCCATGCCGCCGAAGCCGAAGTCCGGCTCTACGACACGCTCTTCGCGCAGGCCAAACCGGATGACGCGGAGGATTTCAGGACGGCGCTGAACCCACAGTCGCTGACCATTCTTCCGGGGGCCCGCGTGGAGCCGGCGCTGGCCGCGGCGGCGCCGGGCGCGCTCCTTCAGTTCGAGCGCACCGGCTACTTCTGCGTGGACACGCGCCACGCGGCACCGGGCCGCCCCGTGTTCAACCGCACGGTGGGGCTACGCGACACCTGGGGCAAGATCGAGAAGGCGGCCGGCTAGAACCGCACGCGGCGCATCACGGCGTGGGGGAGGAGGCGGATGGCGAGCATTACCCAGCGCCAGATGGGTGGGACGTAGACGACCGGCGTCCCGTGGTCGATCGCGCGCAGCACGACCCGCGCCACGGCGTCCGGCTCGCCCGCGAACGGCGGCACGGGCAGCCCCGCCGTCATCGCCGTCTTGACGAAGCCCGGCCGCACGCAGACGACGCGCACGCCGCGGTCGGCATACGCCAGGTGGAGCCCCTCGAGGAAGGCCGACAGCCCCGCCTTGGACGCGCCGTAGAGGTAGTTGCTCTGCCGGGCGCGGTCGCCGGCGACCGAGCTGAAGGCGCAGACCGTGCCCCCGCCGCGCCCGGCCAGGCGCTCCGCCGCCTGTTGGCACAAGACCGCCGTCGCCGTGAAGTTGACGTCCAGCAGGCGCCCGAGCCGCGCCGGATCGCGCTCGAGCGACTCCTGAGGGGCGAAGTCGCCCGCCGTCACCACGAGCGTGTCGAAGGCCGCCAGGGCCCGGTCGGCCGCGTCGAGCGCCGCGGCGAACCCCGCGGGCTCGGCCAGGTCCAGGCGCGCTGTCGCGACAACGCCGCGGGCGCCTCGGACGAGGAGGTCGCGGGCCGAGACTTCGAGCTCGGCCGCGTCTCGCCCGAGAAGGACCAGCGCGTCGCCGCGCTCGGCCATGAGCCGGGCCAGCGCGCGGCCCATGCCTCGCGTGGCGCCGACCACGGCGGCCTTCACGGCGTATCTCCCAGCACGCGCACCGACTGGGCCGAGCGGAAGCGGTGCTCCGGATCCCAGCGATCGCGCACCTTCCGCCACTCGGCCAGGCGCGGCACCATGAGCGCGAAGTCCTCCGGGCGGGTGACGGCGTCCTTGGCGAGGTAGACCCGGCCTCCCGCGGCGATCACCGTCGCGTTCAGCTCGTGGACCAGGGCCTCGGTGCGCGCCCCCCGATAGGGAAGGTCGAGCGCCAACGTCGTGCCCTCGAGAGGAAAGGACAGGTAGGCGTCGGACTCAGGCCCGCAGTCCTTGATGACCGCGAGAAAGGAAGCTGTTCCCGCCTCAACGACCCGCTCGAGCAGCTCGGCGACGGCCGGCGCGCCGGCGGCGCGCGGCACCACGCACTGGTACTGGAGGAAGCCGCGCCGGCCATACAGGCGGTTCCAGTCGCCGATCGCATCGAGCGGGTAGAAAAAGCCGTGGTAGGGCACGGGCCGCGCCGCGCCGCGGGTACGCCGCGCGGGGGTCCGGCGCGCGTGGCTCCACCAAGCGTGTTTCCACCACGCGTGTTTCCACCACGCGTGTTTCCAGTAGTACGCGGCGTTGAAGCCGCGCATGAGGACCGGGCTCAGCAGCCACTCGGGAGCGTCGAACGGCACGGCGAGCCGGCGCGGCTCGGGCGGCGGCCCGGCGGGCGCCTCGGCCTGGGAGGCGTGGCGACCGCGCATCAGGATCCCCCGCCCCAGCGCGGCGCCCCGCGCGAGGCAGTCGATCCAGCCGACGGTGTACGGCCAGTCCTTGCCGGCATCCCAAAGGCCGTCGAGCATCGCCCCAAGCCCCGGCACGGGCTCGGTCTCCACGACCATCCACGCGCTCTCCACCGGCTGGAGGCGGAGCGTCACCTCGGTGATGAGCCCGGTCAGCCCCATCCCGCCGATTGTGGCGAGGAACAGCTCCCGCTCGCGCGCGGGGCCGCACTCGACCACGCTGCCGTCGGCGACCTGGAGCACCAGGCGATCGACGAAATGTCCGAAGGAGCCGTCGCGGTGATGATTCTTGCCATGCACGTCGCAGGCGACGCAGCCGCCGACGGTGACGAACTTCGTCCCCGGCGTCACCGGCGGAAACCAGCCGCGCGGTAGGAAGACGCGCAGGATCTCGGCAAGCGAGAGCCCCGCCTCGCAGGTGAGCGTGCCCCGCTCGCGGTCGAAGGCCACCACGCGGTCGGCCCGCGCCGTCTCGAGGATGAGCGCGCCGGGCGCGGCCGGCACGGCCGCGTCGCCGTAGGATCGGCCGAGCCCGCGCGGCAGGACGGGGCGGCCGTCCGGCGGCAGCTGGAGCCGTTCAGGCCGCGCGACGGCTCCCCGCTCGACGGGGTGGCGTCCCCAGCCCGCGACCGGCTCGAGACTCAGCCCGGCCGACTTTAATTCGGCCGACTTTAACTCGGCCATCGGGGGCCGTAGATGATGGCGAGCGTCGTGACTATCCACAGGAAGGCGTCCAGCAAGAGCCCCCGGTCGGTGACCAGGAGGTCCGACGGGTTGCCCCCCAGGTCGCGGCGGTACAGGAGGTAGAGGTAGCGGAAGATGCCGTAGAGCACGAAGGGCAGGGTCAGCGGCAAGAGGCGGGTATGGAACTTGGCCACGGTCTCCGGCGACATGGTGTAGAGCGCGTAGGTGGTCACCGTCGAGGCCGTGACGACCGAGATCATCTGGTCGAGAAAGCCCTCGCTGTACTCGGCCAGGATGGGCCGGTGGGCGGCGGCATTGCCGGTCAGCGAACGGTACTCGTGCCGGCGCTTCCCGAGGGCCAGGAAGAGCGCGATCAGGATGGTGCAGATGAGCAGCCATCCTGAGATTTCGACGTCCACGGCCACGGCGCCCGCCACGGCGCGCAGCACGAAACCCACGGCCACCGTCAGCACGTCGAGGATGACGAGGTGCTTGAGCCATAAGGAATAGGCCGTGAGGAGCACGCCGTAGAAGAGCGCCACGAGCCCGAAGGCCGGCGACAACCTGAATGCGGCGGCCAGACACCCGGCAAGCAGCAGGACGCCGAAGCCGATCGCCGCGCCGATCGGCAGCGCGCCGGACGCGATCGGGCGCCGGCGCTTGGACTCGTGCAGGCGGTCCTTGTCCACGTCCGCGACGTCGTTGAAGAGGTAGATGGCCCCGCTGAGGCCGCAGAAAATGGCGAAGGCGGCGAGAGCCGGCCAGACCCGCGGGGTAAGGAGCTGCTGGGAGAAGATGACGCCGGCGAAGACGAAGAGGTTCTTGACCCACTGGCGCGGGCGGAGCGAGGCGAGGAGGGCCAGGGTCAGGCGCACGTCGGCGCCTCCTACAACCGGATCACATGCGGCTGGGCACCCAACGCTCCGGTCAGGTTGCGTGTGTCGAGGACGAGGCGCGCCTCGCGGCAGAGCCGCGCCGGGTCGAACTCGCGGTGGGCCGTGAGCACCGCCACCAGGTCGTAGGACGCGAGGTCGGCGGTCGCCCAGTCCACGCCGGCGAGCCGCCGGCTGCCTACCGTGAGCGCCGGCACGTGGGGATCGGCGTAGTCCACGCGCGCGCCGCGCAGCAGGAGCGCGTCGATGATCTCCACGGCGGGCGAGTCCCGCACGTCCCCCACCCCGGGTTTGTACGCGACTCCCAGTGCCAAGACGCGCGAGCCCTTCACGGGCTTGCCCTGGTCATTGAGGGCGTCGGTCGCCAGCTGCACGGTGTAGGCGGGCATGCCGCCGTTGATCTCGTCCGCGAAGGCGATGAAGCGCGCCTCGTAGCCCATCATGCGCGCGCGCCACGACAGGTAGTAGGGGTCGCTCGGCAGGCAGTGGCCGCCGATGCCGGGCCCCGGGTAGAACGGCATGAAGCCGAAGGGCTTGGTCGCGGCCGCGTCAATGATCTCCCAGACTGACAGCCCCAGGCGCCGGCACATGATGGCGAGCTCGTTGACGAGGGCGATGTTGACGCTGCGGAAGATGTTCTCGAAGAGCTTGACCATCTCGGCCGTCTGCGGGGACGAGACCGCCACCACGCGCTCGACGATCTGGCCGTAGAGCGCGCAGGCGAGCTGCCGGCAGGCGGGCGTCACGCCGCCCACGATCTTGGGGATGTTGGAGAGGCCGTACGTACGGTTGCCCGGATCGATGCGCTCCGGCGAGAAGGCGAGGAAGAACTGCTCCCCGACGGCGAGCCCGGAGGCGGTGAAGCGGGGCAGCAGCACCTCCTCCGTCGTGCCCGGGTAGGTCGTCGACTCGAGGACCACGAGCTGGCCGGGACGGAGGATCTTGGCGACCTCGTCGGCCGCCGCCACGATGTGCGAGATGTCCGGCTCCTTGGACTTGCCCAAGGGCGTCGGCACGCAGATGATGATCGCGTCGGCGGGGACGAGCCCTCCCACGCTGCCGGCGACCGTCAGCCGCCCGGTCCTGACGAGCGGCGCGAGCTCGTCGCTCGGCACGTCCTCGATCGGGCTCTGGCCGCGCCCGATGAGCGAAACCCGCCCCGCATCCGCGTCCACCCCGATCACGCGCATGCCGGCCTTGGCGAAGGCCACGGCAAGTGGAAGCCCGACGTAGCCGAGCCCGACCACGCCGACCGTCACGTCGCGACGCTCGAGCCGCTGCATGAGATCCGCCCTGACACCGCCGCCTGCTGACACCGCCGTCACGCGAGCCTCTGGATCGCGGCCGTGACCGCGTCGGCCACGCTCCGGACCTCGTCGTCGCTGAGCTCGGGGAAGCACGGCAGGGACACGACCTCGGCGGCCGCGCGCGCGGCGTTGGGGAAGACGCGGTCGACGTCGCGCACGGCGAACATGGGCTGGGCGGGAATGGGGATCGGGTAGTGCACGGCGGTGCCGACACCGGCGTCGGCGAGCGCCCCGACGAGGGCGTCCCGCTTCGGGGTCCTGACCGTGAACTGGTGGTAGATGTGGCGTGCCGGCGCCCGCTCCTGGGCCAGCACCAGCGGCGTGCCCTGCAGCAGCTCGCGGTAGCGCGCGGCGATCTCGCGGCGCCTGTCGTTCCAAGCGGGCAGGTGCCGGAGCTTCACGCGCAGGAACGCCGCCTGAAGCTCGTCGAGCCGGCTCGAGTAGCCGAGCTCCACGTGCTCGTACTTCCGCGGCGAGCCGTGATCGCGGAGCCGCCGGACCGTCTGGGCGACGTCGTCACGGGCCGTCAAGACCATGCCGCCGTCGCCACAGGCGCCGAGGTTCTTCGTCGGGTAGAAGGAGAGGCAGGCGACGTCGCCCCAGGCTCCGGCCGGCCGGCCGGCGTAGCTGGCGCCCACGGCCTGCGCCGCGTCCTCGATGACGGCGAGCCCGCGGGCGCGGGCGATGTCGGTGATCGCGTCCATAGCGGCGGGCTGGCCGTAGAGGTCCACCGCCACGATGGCGCGCGTCCGCGGCGTCACGGCCCGCGCCACCAGCGCGGGGTCGAGGTTGTACGTGACCGGGTCGATGTCGACAAAGACGGGCCGGGCGTCCACCATCAGCACGGCGCTGGCCGACGCCACGAACGAGAACGACGACGTGATGACCTCGTCGCCGGGCTTGACGCCCACCGCCTTGAGGGCGAGCACGAGCGCGTCGGTGCCCGAGTTGACGCCGATGCCGTGACGGGTGCCGCAGAGCGCGGCCAGCTCGGCTTCGAGCGCCGCCACCTCGGGCCCGAGGATGAACCGGCAGGAGGCCAGCACCCGCTCGGCCGCCGCCACCAGCTCGGCGCGGAGCGCCCCGTGCTGCCGCGCGAGATCGATCTGCGGGATCAGAAGCCGAGCCCCCCCGCCGACGTGCTCGCCTGTCCAATGCCCAGGAGGTTGACGGAGAACCGGAACTCGCTGTCCTGGCCGTAGCGGTAGACGTACTCGGTCGTGATCGCCCAGCAGTCGAAGTGAATGTCGAGCCCCCCGCGGACCTCCGTCGCCCGCCCGGCAGTGACGTCCCAGGCACTCTTCACTTTCGCGTCCACGAACCGCGATAGTCGCACCGTCCCGCCCGCCTGTATGAAGCGAAAGCCCTGCTGCTCATTGAAGCGCGGCCCCACGTTCGCGGAGAAGTCCCGGAAGACCGCGCTGATGTCCGCGTTGGCGTCCCGGAGCCCCAGGTCGTAGACATTGTACCGGGCATCCGCGCGGAACCGGAGGTGCTCATTCGGCTGGACGAGGGCCTCGGCCAGGAGGTCCTTGAACTGCGTCCCGACCGGGAGGAAGTTGAAGGTCTGGCTCACCGTCATCCGCGCCATCTCCCAGCGCACCGGCAGCTCGTTGGGCCCCGACGTGGTCCGCGCGTTCAGACGGTTCGTCAGCGAGTACGTCACCTCGTTGGCCTTGTTGACGGCGTCGATGCCCGTCCGCGCCTCGTAACCCGGGTCGATGCGGCTCGTCGGGCCCCCGCCCGGCTCCCACTGCGGGTTGGCCTTCTGGTTGAGGCCGCGGATCTCGAGGAAGTTGGCGCGCGGCTCGATGACGTGCTCGAGCGCGGATATGCCGCCGGCGCCGTCGAGGGTGTACACGCGCGAGGCCCGCGCATCGACGAGCAAACCGCCCTCGATCTGCTGCCGCAGTCGGTCGGTGTTCTTCGTCGCCTCGATGGAGACCGGGGTCGCCGAGACCGGCCCGAGGGAGACCGCCTGTCCCACCACCTCTCGGTTGTAAAAGGTCAGGCGGCCGCCGGCGTAAGGCGTCACCGTGAAGAGCCCCGCCACCGGCACGGGCATATAGAGGCGCGGGTGGAAGTCGGCGCGGACTCCCGCGGAGCCGACCTCGCGGACGAAGTTCACGAAGGACGCCTGCCCCTCGTAGAGCAGGCCCGGGACCCCGGGCAGGGGCTGGCGCAGGCTCGTCAGCTTGATTTCCGGCGCCCGCTGGAGCTCGACCGCGCGGGTCTGCGTCAGGTCCTGGTACCAGTAGACGCGCCCGACCAGGTTGAACGAGTTCCAGCGCTGGGTGACGAAGGCGTTCGTCTCGGCGATCTGCCGGACCCGGTCCGCGGTCGTTACGGCGTAGGTCTTGTAGATGTTGTCGTCGGACGTGACGTTGGAGTCGAGCTTGAAGGACAGGCTCGGCGTCGCCTGCCAGATGTGCTGGAACTTGACGTAGCCGCGGTTCTCGGGCAGCCCTTCCGACTGCGCCGAGTTGAGGAACCTCTCGTTGAATCCGAACGCCGTCAGCTGGCCGCGGGTGTCCCGCGAGAGGATGTAGCGGTAGTCGAGGTCGGCTCCTATCCCCCGCTTGGTGTACACATCGAGGGCAAAGGTCAGATCCTGGCTATCGTTGATGGCCCAGTAGTACGGCGTCCGCGCGAGGAAGCCGTAGCGGGAGTTGGAGCCGAACTCGGGGAAGAGGAACCCCGACTTCCGCACGCGCCCGATGGATGCCGCGAAGAACGGCACCCATGGAATGACCGGGAAGCCCTTGACGAGGAACGAGGTGTCGGTGCCGGTGATCAGGTCTTCGAGGTCGGCCTGGGCCGAGCCGAGGCGGAAGGACCAGGCGGGGTCGTCACCCTCGCACGTGGTGAAGATGCCCTGCCGGACGCTGTAGACGCCCTCGCCCAGCCGGTCCATCCGGTCCGCGGAGAGGCGATAGTAGGGCGGCACGAAGGTCGAGCCCTTGTAGACCACGCCCGTGCCGGTATTGAGGTTGAAATCGATGCGCTCCCCCACGAGCCGGTCCTGGCCGTCGAAGAACACCGCCTTGCCCTGGGCGACGGCCTCGCCGGTGGCGCGGTTGATCTCCACGCGGTCGGCGACGAGCCGGTTTCCTCCGCGGGTGATCTCGACGTTGCCCGTGGCCAACAGGAGATCGGAGTCGCCGCCAACCTGTTGCATCCGGTCGGCGACGATATTGGTCTCACCCCCCGGGCCGCTCAGGGACAAGGGGGACTGCTGCGCCAAGGCCGGCCCGGGACCGGCGAAACCCCAGAGGGCCACGGCGAGGACCGCGGCCCAGCCTCGAGGGGTCAGCCGGCCGCGCGGACAGAGGTCGAGCGCTGATTTCGGGGACACAGACCCATATGGTATCAGCCACGCTGTACGGCTTGGCTAAAAATATCTGTATTTTCAGTGGCTTGGGCGAGAATCTCGCCTATGAGAAAGAGAGAGCCCGCCACACAAACGGTAGGGGTCTCGGCCTCTGAGAGGGCCATCTGTAGGGCCTCGGTGGGAGTAGCCGCCGTATCTACTCTTGTAGTCCCGCCGCCGACGAGGGCGCGAGCCAACTCAGCGAGCGAGGCCGGGGAGGAGGCCCGCGGGTGGTGGGCGGCTGTGCAGATGACCCGCTCGGCCAGCGGCAGGAGCGCGGCCAGGATGCCGGTCCGGTCCTTGTCCTCCGAGGTGCCGACGACGAAGGTGACGCGCCGGCCGGGGAAGTACGCCTCGAGCGAAGCCGCCAGCGCCCGCGCGCCGGCCGGGTTGTGCGCCCCGTCCACGATGACGGGCGGATCGCGGCGGATCAGCTGGAATCGCCCGGGCCAGCGCGCGCGGCCGAGACCCGCGCGGATCGCCGCGTCACCGGCGCCGAGGGCGCGGGCGGCCCCCGCCGCCAAGAGTGCGTTGCCGGGTTGGAAGACGCCCAGGAGACCGCAGCGCACGTCGCCCAGACGCCATCCGGGCCCTTCGAGATCAAACCACTGGCCGTCCAGTGACGCG from Candidatus Methylomirabilota bacterium harbors:
- a CDS encoding decaprenyl-phosphate phosphoribosyltransferase gives rise to the protein MRLTLALLASLRPRQWVKNLFVFAGVIFSQQLLTPRVWPALAAFAIFCGLSGAIYLFNDVADVDKDRLHESKRRRPIASGALPIGAAIGFGVLLLAGCLAAAFRLSPAFGLVALFYGVLLTAYSLWLKHLVILDVLTVAVGFVLRAVAGAVAVDVEISGWLLICTILIALFLALGKRRHEYRSLTGNAAAHRPILAEYSEGFLDQMISVVTASTVTTYALYTMSPETVAKFHTRLLPLTLPFVLYGIFRYLYLLYRRDLGGNPSDLLVTDRGLLLDAFLWIVTTLAIIYGPRWPS
- a CDS encoding nucleotide sugar dehydrogenase, which translates into the protein MTAVSAGGGVRADLMQRLERRDVTVGVVGLGYVGLPLAVAFAKAGMRVIGVDADAGRVSLIGRGQSPIEDVPSDELAPLVRTGRLTVAGSVGGLVPADAIIICVPTPLGKSKEPDISHIVAAADEVAKILRPGQLVVLESTTYPGTTEEVLLPRFTASGLAVGEQFFLAFSPERIDPGNRTYGLSNIPKIVGGVTPACRQLACALYGQIVERVVAVSSPQTAEMVKLFENIFRSVNIALVNELAIMCRRLGLSVWEIIDAAATKPFGFMPFYPGPGIGGHCLPSDPYYLSWRARMMGYEARFIAFADEINGGMPAYTVQLATDALNDQGKPVKGSRVLALGVAYKPGVGDVRDSPAVEIIDALLLRGARVDYADPHVPALTVGSRRLAGVDWATADLASYDLVAVLTAHREFDPARLCREARLVLDTRNLTGALGAQPHVIRL
- the lptD gene encoding LPS assembly protein LptD; the protein is MSLSGPGGETNIVADRMQQVGGDSDLLLATGNVEITRGGNRLVADRVEINRATGEAVAQGKAVFFDGQDRLVGERIDFNLNTGTGVVYKGSTFVPPYYRLSADRMDRLGEGVYSVRQGIFTTCEGDDPAWSFRLGSAQADLEDLITGTDTSFLVKGFPVIPWVPFFAASIGRVRKSGFLFPEFGSNSRYGFLARTPYYWAINDSQDLTFALDVYTKRGIGADLDYRYILSRDTRGQLTAFGFNERFLNSAQSEGLPENRGYVKFQHIWQATPSLSFKLDSNVTSDDNIYKTYAVTTADRVRQIAETNAFVTQRWNSFNLVGRVYWYQDLTQTRAVELQRAPEIKLTSLRQPLPGVPGLLYEGQASFVNFVREVGSAGVRADFHPRLYMPVPVAGLFTVTPYAGGRLTFYNREVVGQAVSLGPVSATPVSIEATKNTDRLRQQIEGGLLVDARASRVYTLDGAGGISALEHVIEPRANFLEIRGLNQKANPQWEPGGGPTSRIDPGYEARTGIDAVNKANEVTYSLTNRLNARTTSGPNELPVRWEMARMTVSQTFNFLPVGTQFKDLLAEALVQPNEHLRFRADARYNVYDLGLRDANADISAVFRDFSANVGPRFNEQQGFRFIQAGGTVRLSRFVDAKVKSAWDVTAGRATEVRGGLDIHFDCWAITTEYVYRYGQDSEFRFSVNLLGIGQASTSAGGLGF
- a CDS encoding DegT/DnrJ/EryC1/StrS family aminotransferase, whose translation is MAAAERVLASCRFILGPEVAALEAELAALCGTRHGIGVNSGTDALVLALKAVGVKPGDEVITSSFSFVASASAVLMVDARPVFVDIDPVTYNLDPALVARAVTPRTRAIVAVDLYGQPAAMDAITDIARARGLAVIEDAAQAVGASYAGRPAGAWGDVACLSFYPTKNLGACGDGGMVLTARDDVAQTVRRLRDHGSPRKYEHVELGYSSRLDELQAAFLRVKLRHLPAWNDRRREIAARYRELLQGTPLVLAQERAPARHIYHQFTVRTPKRDALVGALADAGVGTAVHYPIPIPAQPMFAVRDVDRVFPNAARAAAEVVSLPCFPELSDDEVRSVADAVTAAIQRLA
- a CDS encoding FAD-binding oxidoreductase, which produces MAELKSAELKSAGLSLEPVAGWGRHPVERGAVARPERLQLPPDGRPVLPRGLGRSYGDAAVPAAPGALILETARADRVVAFDRERGTLTCEAGLSLAEILRVFLPRGWFPPVTPGTKFVTVGGCVACDVHGKNHHRDGSFGHFVDRLVLQVADGSVVECGPARERELFLATIGGMGLTGLITEVTLRLQPVESAWMVVETEPVPGLGAMLDGLWDAGKDWPYTVGWIDCLARGAALGRGILMRGRHASQAEAPAGPPPEPRRLAVPFDAPEWLLSPVLMRGFNAAYYWKHAWWKHAWWKHAWWSHARRTPARRTRGAARPVPYHGFFYPLDAIGDWNRLYGRRGFLQYQCVVPRAAGAPAVAELLERVVEAGTASFLAVIKDCGPESDAYLSFPLEGTTLALDLPYRGARTEALVHELNATVIAAGGRVYLAKDAVTRPEDFALMVPRLAEWRKVRDRWDPEHRFRSAQSVRVLGDTP
- a CDS encoding SDR family NAD(P)-dependent oxidoreductase, with translation MKAAVVGATRGMGRALARLMAERGDALVLLGRDAAELEVSARDLLVRGARGVVATARLDLAEPAGFAAALDAADRALAAFDTLVVTAGDFAPQESLERDPARLGRLLDVNFTATAVLCQQAAERLAGRGGGTVCAFSSVAGDRARQSNYLYGASKAGLSAFLEGLHLAYADRGVRVVCVRPGFVKTAMTAGLPVPPFAGEPDAVARVVLRAIDHGTPVVYVPPIWRWVMLAIRLLPHAVMRRVRF
- a CDS encoding glutamine--tRNA ligase/YqeY domain fusion protein, which codes for MAEETRASNFVREIVEAHNREGRFGGTVITRFPPEPNGYLHIGHAKAIYLDFGLAQDYGGRCHLRFDDTNPTKESQEYVDAIMEDVRWLGSDWGAHLYYASDYFERLYEWAEELIRKGKAYVDDLTGDQIREYRGTLTEPGRESPYRNRSVDESLDFFRRMRAGEFPDGTKTLRAKIDMTSGNINLRDPVMYRIRKATHQRTGDAWCIYPMYDWAHGQSDSIEGVTHSICTLEYEDHRPLYDWYLDTLGIFHPQQIEFARLNLSHTVMSKRKLLQLVEGGHVSGWDDPRMPTIAGLRRRGYTPAALRDFCNRIGVTKNDNTVELALLEHCVRDDLNKRALRRMAVLRPLKLIVENYPEGKLEEMDAVNNPEDPAAGTRKVPFSRELWIEQDDFREDAPKKYFRLTLGAEVRLRYAYIVQCTDFKKNAAGEIIEVRCRYDPATLGGDSKGRSVKGTIHWVSAAHAAEAEVRLYDTLFAQAKPDDAEDFRTALNPQSLTILPGARVEPALAAAAPGALLQFERTGYFCVDTRHAAPGRPVFNRTVGLRDTWGKIEKAAG